One Mangifera indica cultivar Alphonso chromosome 4, CATAS_Mindica_2.1, whole genome shotgun sequence genomic region harbors:
- the LOC123215118 gene encoding uncharacterized protein LOC123215118 isoform X1 has protein sequence MKTLTSKFVVSRTLELQLHTSSSSSNTNIISPSFFPLQRLRHHCPIFSSPSYLRPRTRNSKLVHLSASLSHLSWLSPHQSGSNDYNGWAIVESPPENNNKKKGFSTFVIGVTVGSSFALLLAAISYFSLSRTGFKLQFGSSWNVLNDILKLNETNFDESKTVDSRETDGDNIASPGPKCVQHDTGKTVASGSVDRLERVIVSVATDSTQQESLSILKKLKIIEDNVETDKLCTRREYARWLVCINSSLERSPKHRIVPSISLSGSVVAAFNDVDVEDPDFEFIQALAEAGIVPSKLSGKNYGSDHSEGQQSVNFFPERFISRQDLIGWKAQVEYEFKPEILQKISTKVGYMDVKAISSEAPVELYMDLLAGDKSIARRVFGQSKRFQPNKPSTKAQAAVALVSGRMAEATYNELSRLEAERSSRQAEMEEIRSELLDRGDIQRCWDEKFSELRTQCFEVEKLYASACADLEQELNVQEMGYAEALKEKAAMDCQRQLLLNLKEEVDEMTEKLASERAMFVDEKCKLQNILGELLTKQDGLLDTKSILEAEKEALRILRSWVEDEARKSQARAKVLEEVGRRWRWNSHA, from the exons ATGAAAACCCTAACCTCGAAATTTGTTGTCTCGAGGACCCTAGAACTGCAATTGCATACGAGCTCTTCTTCATCgaatacaaatattatatctccttcatttttccccttacaACGCCTTCGCCACCATTGCCCCATCTTCTCTTCTCCCTCCTATCTCAGACCCAGAACCAGAAATTCCAAATTGGTCCACCTCTCAGCTTCTCTCTCTCATCTCTCTTGGCTTTCTCCGCACCAAAGTGGCAGTAACGATTATAATGGTTGGGCCATTGTCGAGTCTCCTCCTGAAAACAATAACAAGAAGAAAG GTTTTTCTACATTTGTGATTGGAGTTACTGTGGGGTCTTCATTTGCTCTTTTACTTGCTGCCATTTCTTACTTTTCGCTCTCAAGAACAG GTTTCAAGTTACAGTTTGGTAGTTCGTGGAATGTTttgaatgacattttgaaattgaatgaaacaaattttgatgaaagcAAAACTGTGGACTCTCGCGAAACGGATGGAGACAACATCGCAAGTCCTGGCCCTAAGTGTGTACAACATGACACTGGTAAAACTGTTGCTTCAG GATCAGTGGACAGGCTTGAACGGGTTATTGTGTCAGTTGCCACAGATTCTACTCAACAAGAGTCCTTGTCTATATTGAAGAAACTGAAG ATCATTGAAGATAATGTTGAAACTGATAAATTGTGCACTAGAAGGGAATATGCAAGATGGCTTGTTTGTATAAACTCATCATTGGAGAG GAGTCCAAAGCACAGGATTGTTCCATCCATATCACTTTCTGGGTCCGTGGTTGCTGCTTTCAATGATGTAGATGTTGAAGACCCAGATTTTGAGTTTATCCAAG CACTTGCTGAGGCTGGTATTGTTCCCAGCAAGCTATCAGGGAAGAACTATGGTTCTGACCATTCTGAAGGCCAACAAAGTGTCAACTTTTTCCCTGAGAG GTTCATCTCTCGGCAGGATCTTATAGGCTGGAAAGCCCAAGTAGAGTATGAATTTAAGCCAGAAATCTTGCAAAAG ATATCAACAAAAGTGGGTTATATGGATGTGAAGGCGATCAGTTCAGAGGCACCTGTGGAACTTTACATGGACTTGCTAGCTGGAGACAAGAGCATAGCTAGAAGAGTTTTTG GTCAGAGCAAGCGATTTCAACCAAATAAACCTTCAACAAAAGCTCAAGCAGCAGTGGCATTGGTGAGTGGGAGGATGGCAGAAGCTACATATAATGAATTGTCAAGACTTGAGGCTGAAAGGTCCTCAAGGCAAGCTGAGATGGAGGAAATTAGGTCTGAGTTGCTTGATAGGGGAGACATACAAAGATGTTGGGATGAGAAGTTCAGTGAGTTGAGAACTCAATGTTTTGAGGTGGAGAAACTTTATGCATCGGCATGTGCTGATTTGGAGCAGGAGTTGAATGTTCAAGAGATGGGTTATGCTGAGGCTTTGAAGGAGAAGGCAGCCATGGATTGTCAGAGGCAACTACTTCTGAATCTGAAGGAAGAGGTTGATGAGATGACAGAAAAGCTTGCATCAGAGAGGGCCATGTTTGTCGATGAGAAGTGCAAATTACAGAATATTCTTGGTGAATTGCTAACAAAGCAGGATGGACTTCTTGATACAAAGTCTATACTGGAAGCTGAGAAAGAAGCTCTTCGAATTCTTAG ATCTTGGGTAGAAGATGAAGCAAGGAAAAGTCAAGCCCGTGCTAAGGTTCTTGAGGAGGTAGGACGAAGGTGGAGATGGAACAGCCATGCCTGA
- the LOC123215118 gene encoding uncharacterized protein LOC123215118 isoform X2: MKTLTSKFVVSRTLELQLHTSSSSSNTNIISPSFFPLQRLRHHCPIFSSPSYLRPRTRNSKLVHLSASLSHLSWLSPHQSGSNDYNGWAIVESPPENNNKKKGFSTFVIGVTVGSSFALLLAAISYFSLSRTGFKLQFGSSWNVLNDILKLNETNFDESKTVDSRETDGDNIASPGPKCVQHDTGSVDRLERVIVSVATDSTQQESLSILKKLKIIEDNVETDKLCTRREYARWLVCINSSLERSPKHRIVPSISLSGSVVAAFNDVDVEDPDFEFIQALAEAGIVPSKLSGKNYGSDHSEGQQSVNFFPERFISRQDLIGWKAQVEYEFKPEILQKISTKVGYMDVKAISSEAPVELYMDLLAGDKSIARRVFGQSKRFQPNKPSTKAQAAVALVSGRMAEATYNELSRLEAERSSRQAEMEEIRSELLDRGDIQRCWDEKFSELRTQCFEVEKLYASACADLEQELNVQEMGYAEALKEKAAMDCQRQLLLNLKEEVDEMTEKLASERAMFVDEKCKLQNILGELLTKQDGLLDTKSILEAEKEALRILRSWVEDEARKSQARAKVLEEVGRRWRWNSHA, encoded by the exons ATGAAAACCCTAACCTCGAAATTTGTTGTCTCGAGGACCCTAGAACTGCAATTGCATACGAGCTCTTCTTCATCgaatacaaatattatatctccttcatttttccccttacaACGCCTTCGCCACCATTGCCCCATCTTCTCTTCTCCCTCCTATCTCAGACCCAGAACCAGAAATTCCAAATTGGTCCACCTCTCAGCTTCTCTCTCTCATCTCTCTTGGCTTTCTCCGCACCAAAGTGGCAGTAACGATTATAATGGTTGGGCCATTGTCGAGTCTCCTCCTGAAAACAATAACAAGAAGAAAG GTTTTTCTACATTTGTGATTGGAGTTACTGTGGGGTCTTCATTTGCTCTTTTACTTGCTGCCATTTCTTACTTTTCGCTCTCAAGAACAG GTTTCAAGTTACAGTTTGGTAGTTCGTGGAATGTTttgaatgacattttgaaattgaatgaaacaaattttgatgaaagcAAAACTGTGGACTCTCGCGAAACGGATGGAGACAACATCGCAAGTCCTGGCCCTAAGTGTGTACAACATGACACTG GATCAGTGGACAGGCTTGAACGGGTTATTGTGTCAGTTGCCACAGATTCTACTCAACAAGAGTCCTTGTCTATATTGAAGAAACTGAAG ATCATTGAAGATAATGTTGAAACTGATAAATTGTGCACTAGAAGGGAATATGCAAGATGGCTTGTTTGTATAAACTCATCATTGGAGAG GAGTCCAAAGCACAGGATTGTTCCATCCATATCACTTTCTGGGTCCGTGGTTGCTGCTTTCAATGATGTAGATGTTGAAGACCCAGATTTTGAGTTTATCCAAG CACTTGCTGAGGCTGGTATTGTTCCCAGCAAGCTATCAGGGAAGAACTATGGTTCTGACCATTCTGAAGGCCAACAAAGTGTCAACTTTTTCCCTGAGAG GTTCATCTCTCGGCAGGATCTTATAGGCTGGAAAGCCCAAGTAGAGTATGAATTTAAGCCAGAAATCTTGCAAAAG ATATCAACAAAAGTGGGTTATATGGATGTGAAGGCGATCAGTTCAGAGGCACCTGTGGAACTTTACATGGACTTGCTAGCTGGAGACAAGAGCATAGCTAGAAGAGTTTTTG GTCAGAGCAAGCGATTTCAACCAAATAAACCTTCAACAAAAGCTCAAGCAGCAGTGGCATTGGTGAGTGGGAGGATGGCAGAAGCTACATATAATGAATTGTCAAGACTTGAGGCTGAAAGGTCCTCAAGGCAAGCTGAGATGGAGGAAATTAGGTCTGAGTTGCTTGATAGGGGAGACATACAAAGATGTTGGGATGAGAAGTTCAGTGAGTTGAGAACTCAATGTTTTGAGGTGGAGAAACTTTATGCATCGGCATGTGCTGATTTGGAGCAGGAGTTGAATGTTCAAGAGATGGGTTATGCTGAGGCTTTGAAGGAGAAGGCAGCCATGGATTGTCAGAGGCAACTACTTCTGAATCTGAAGGAAGAGGTTGATGAGATGACAGAAAAGCTTGCATCAGAGAGGGCCATGTTTGTCGATGAGAAGTGCAAATTACAGAATATTCTTGGTGAATTGCTAACAAAGCAGGATGGACTTCTTGATACAAAGTCTATACTGGAAGCTGAGAAAGAAGCTCTTCGAATTCTTAG ATCTTGGGTAGAAGATGAAGCAAGGAAAAGTCAAGCCCGTGCTAAGGTTCTTGAGGAGGTAGGACGAAGGTGGAGATGGAACAGCCATGCCTGA